The following coding sequences lie in one Peribacillus frigoritolerans genomic window:
- the dnaB gene encoding replicative DNA helicase has translation MIEQFQDRIPPQNIEAEQAVLGAIFLEPSSLTVTSEVLIPEDFYRSSHQKIFNVMLKLNDEGKAVDLITVTEELAATKNLEEVGGVSYLSELAGSVPTAANIEYYARIVEEKSLLRRLIRTATNIAQEGYSREDEVEELLGEAEKTIMEVAQRKNSGSFQNIKDVLVATYDNIEVLTTRKGDVTGIPTGFAELDRMTAGFQRNDLIIVGARPSVGKTAFALNIAQNVATKTEENVAIFSLEMGAEQLVMRMLCAEGNINAQNLRTGSLTDEDWRKLTMAMGSLSNAGIYIDDTPGVRIGEIRSKCRRLKQEHGLGMILIDYLQLIQGDGRSGDNRQQEVSEISRSLKALARELKVPVIALSQLSRGVEQRQDKRPMMSDIRESGSIEQDADIVAFLYRDDYYDKESENKNIIEIIIAKQRNGPVGTVSLAFVKEYNKFVNLERRFDDDSMSPGA, from the coding sequence ATGATAGAACAATTTCAGGATAGGATTCCCCCTCAAAATATAGAAGCCGAACAGGCTGTACTGGGAGCCATTTTTCTAGAGCCCTCTTCATTGACCGTTACATCGGAAGTTTTGATTCCGGAAGACTTTTACAGAAGCTCTCATCAAAAGATTTTTAATGTGATGCTTAAATTGAATGACGAAGGAAAAGCTGTCGATTTGATTACGGTGACAGAGGAACTGGCTGCGACAAAAAACCTTGAAGAAGTTGGCGGTGTTTCTTATTTAAGTGAATTGGCCGGATCGGTGCCTACCGCGGCCAATATTGAATATTATGCCCGCATCGTCGAGGAGAAGTCATTGCTGCGTCGTTTGATCAGGACAGCGACCAACATCGCTCAGGAAGGCTACAGTCGCGAGGACGAGGTCGAGGAGCTGCTCGGGGAAGCAGAAAAAACGATCATGGAAGTGGCCCAGCGTAAAAATTCCGGGTCTTTTCAAAATATTAAAGATGTATTGGTAGCGACGTACGATAACATAGAAGTCTTGACTACCCGTAAAGGGGATGTCACGGGAATACCGACAGGGTTTGCTGAACTGGATCGAATGACAGCAGGGTTCCAACGTAATGACCTCATTATAGTGGGTGCCCGTCCTTCGGTTGGTAAAACCGCTTTTGCATTGAATATCGCTCAAAACGTTGCTACCAAAACGGAGGAGAATGTAGCGATTTTCAGTCTTGAAATGGGTGCAGAGCAGCTCGTTATGCGTATGCTCTGTGCTGAAGGGAATATCAACGCCCAGAATTTACGGACAGGTTCCTTAACTGATGAGGATTGGCGTAAACTGACGATGGCGATGGGAAGCTTGTCGAATGCCGGCATTTATATCGATGATACCCCTGGTGTGAGGATTGGTGAAATCCGTTCAAAATGCCGTCGTTTGAAGCAGGAACATGGCCTTGGCATGATATTGATCGATTACCTGCAGTTAATTCAAGGCGATGGTCGTTCAGGCGACAACCGTCAGCAAGAGGTATCCGAGATTTCACGTTCACTCAAAGCGCTCGCCCGTGAACTTAAAGTGCCCGTCATCGCCCTTTCCCAGCTATCGCGGGGAGTGGAGCAACGTCAGGATAAGCGCCCGATGATGTCTGATATCCGGGAATCCGGGAGTATCGAGCAAGATGCTGATATCGTAGCATTCTTATACCGTGATGATTATTATGATAAAGAATCCGAGAATAAAAATATCATTGAAATCATTATAGCGAAACAGCGTAATGGTCCGGTAGGCACGGTTTCGCTTGCATTCGTGAAAGAATATAATAAATTCGTTAACCTCGAACGCCGCTTCGATGATGATTCGATGTCTCCCGGCGCATAG
- the walK gene encoding cell wall metabolism sensor histidine kinase WalK → MKKVGFFRSIHFKFVLIYVLLIFVAMQIIGVYFVGELEENLVGNFTKSIKGHVNLLTYSIGEEMEKERGEEDPTLEEAIDTILKDRDNSSNDISEVRVIDTRSRRVIGTSARGNQDIVGKKTTEVLIKNTLIYGKEDNDIFRDKKTGRRLWVLSTPVEANGEVIGAVYVIAEMENVFEQMDEINSIFMTGTAIALVITAILGILLARTITRPMSDMRKQALVMAKGNFSRKVRVYGDDEIGQLAVTFNNLTKKLQESQSSTEGERRKLSSVLANMTDGVISTDRRGRVNLINEPAAQLLNVSRETVMNQPIIEVLGLEEEYKFDDLLEERESVILDYSKKNRPFILRGNFSVIQKETGFVNGLITVLHDITEQEKIESERREFVANVSHELRTPLTTMRSYLEALAEGAWKDEEIAPSFLSVTQNETERMIRLVNDLLQLSKMDSKDYRLKTGWVNFNKFYDHIIDRFEMTKNDDITFKRDLPKEAYFVDIDEDKITQVLYNVISNSLKYSPEGGQVTFRVRASDGFIIVSITDQGVGIPKNVIDKIFDRFYRVDKARARNLGGTGLGLAIAKEMVVAHGGKIWAESVDGKGTTVFFTLPYEQEEEDDWS, encoded by the coding sequence ATGAAAAAGGTTGGTTTTTTTCGCTCAATCCATTTTAAATTTGTTCTGATTTATGTTTTGCTCATTTTCGTGGCGATGCAAATAATCGGGGTATATTTTGTTGGGGAATTGGAAGAAAATCTTGTCGGGAACTTTACGAAATCAATAAAAGGCCACGTTAACCTGCTTACCTACAGCATTGGTGAAGAAATGGAAAAAGAGAGGGGAGAGGAAGATCCAACCCTCGAAGAAGCGATTGATACGATATTGAAAGACCGGGATAATTCATCGAATGATATTTCGGAAGTACGTGTCATCGACACCCGCAGCAGACGCGTGATCGGTACTTCAGCCCGAGGTAACCAGGATATTGTAGGGAAGAAGACAACAGAGGTCCTTATCAAGAATACGCTCATTTATGGAAAAGAAGATAATGATATATTTCGGGATAAGAAAACAGGCAGGCGGCTCTGGGTCCTTTCGACACCCGTTGAAGCAAATGGGGAGGTCATTGGTGCCGTCTATGTAATAGCTGAGATGGAAAATGTCTTTGAGCAGATGGATGAAATCAATAGCATCTTCATGACGGGTACGGCCATCGCCTTAGTCATTACGGCGATCTTGGGGATCCTGCTCGCACGAACGATCACTAGACCAATGTCTGATATGAGAAAACAGGCCCTGGTGATGGCAAAAGGGAATTTCTCCAGAAAAGTCAGGGTATATGGCGATGATGAAATTGGCCAGCTTGCCGTCACTTTCAATAATTTGACCAAAAAGCTTCAAGAGTCGCAATCAAGTACAGAAGGAGAGCGGCGGAAGCTATCATCTGTACTGGCCAATATGACGGATGGCGTAATTTCAACGGACAGGCGCGGTCGGGTGAACTTGATTAATGAACCTGCGGCACAATTATTGAATGTCTCGCGTGAAACCGTCATGAATCAACCGATCATTGAGGTTTTGGGTCTTGAAGAAGAATATAAATTTGATGATTTACTGGAAGAGCGAGAGTCCGTAATCCTTGATTACAGCAAAAAAAATCGGCCTTTCATTTTGAGGGGGAACTTTTCGGTCATTCAAAAGGAAACGGGATTCGTTAATGGTTTGATTACTGTTTTGCATGATATAACAGAGCAAGAGAAAATCGAGAGTGAACGCAGGGAATTTGTTGCCAATGTATCACATGAACTGCGAACTCCGCTAACGACGATGAGAAGTTACCTGGAGGCATTGGCTGAAGGTGCATGGAAGGACGAGGAAATCGCTCCATCCTTTTTAAGTGTGACCCAAAATGAAACGGAGCGAATGATCAGGCTTGTTAATGATCTGTTACAGCTTTCGAAAATGGACAGTAAAGATTACAGGCTTAAAACAGGCTGGGTGAATTTCAATAAATTCTATGACCACATCATCGATCGTTTTGAAATGACGAAAAATGATGACATCACGTTTAAGCGTGATTTGCCGAAGGAAGCTTATTTTGTGGATATTGATGAAGATAAAATTACCCAGGTTCTCTATAATGTAATCTCCAACTCATTAAAGTACTCGCCTGAAGGGGGTCAAGTGACTTTCCGCGTCAGGGCATCTGATGGCTTTATCATTGTGAGCATTACAGATCAAGGAGTGGGTATCCCGAAAAACGTCATTGATAAAATTTTCGACCGCTTCTACCGTGTGGATAAAGCAAGGGCCCGTAACTTAG
- a CDS encoding M23 family metallopeptidase, whose product MFSSKGKGIILLMVSVILVLAGNRATAAGLSETATIQHVYLNDEFVGSVTDETEIEKIVADKVEEAQEDYPDFTFDKEKQLTFVPEEVFDEEVKEDQAVKGIQDQLNVKAEAYEIDIDNQAVAYVASKEDAEDVLEKITLLYVDEEEYAEYESGKKESEKDADPLKEPGSRILDIEFSLPVTSINTMVYPDEIKSVDETLSMIEEGKEETTIYEAKEDEDLEAIATSHDMDLDQLLELNPGQDENKGIKEGERLYVTERTPYVNVMVEREVFKEERIPFQKKVKEDDELPKGEIITDQMGNEGILAFTYNVTETNGKKISETIVKKEVTEKAETEITRKGTKVIPSQGSGTYSWPADGGYISSKQGQRWGKLHKGIDIARPTTRTITAADHGIIETAGNSGGYGNKITINHNNGYKTVYAHLDSIDVKAGQKVEKGMKIGMMGSTGHSTGVHLHFEIYKNGSLINPLNYISQ is encoded by the coding sequence ATGTTTAGCTCAAAAGGTAAGGGGATCATCCTGTTGATGGTTTCCGTCATTTTAGTGCTTGCAGGAAATCGGGCAACTGCTGCTGGGCTATCGGAAACTGCAACCATACAGCATGTTTATCTTAACGATGAGTTCGTCGGAAGTGTCACGGATGAAACGGAAATCGAAAAGATCGTAGCCGATAAAGTGGAAGAAGCACAGGAAGATTATCCTGACTTTACATTCGATAAGGAGAAACAGCTGACTTTTGTACCTGAAGAGGTATTCGATGAAGAGGTAAAAGAGGATCAGGCTGTTAAGGGAATTCAAGATCAGTTGAATGTGAAGGCAGAGGCGTATGAAATCGACATAGATAATCAGGCGGTCGCTTACGTTGCGTCAAAGGAAGATGCCGAGGATGTTCTGGAGAAAATCACTTTATTATATGTAGATGAAGAGGAATACGCTGAATACGAATCAGGTAAAAAAGAAAGTGAAAAAGATGCGGATCCGTTAAAAGAGCCAGGAAGCAGAATTCTGGACATCGAATTTTCACTTCCAGTTACGTCTATAAATACAATGGTATATCCAGACGAAATCAAGAGCGTCGATGAAACCCTTTCCATGATAGAAGAAGGAAAGGAAGAAACGACGATCTATGAGGCTAAGGAAGATGAAGATCTTGAAGCCATTGCCACTAGCCATGATATGGACCTGGATCAACTGCTGGAGCTGAATCCGGGACAGGATGAGAATAAAGGTATTAAAGAGGGCGAGCGTCTCTATGTGACCGAGCGTACCCCCTATGTGAACGTAATGGTAGAAAGAGAAGTATTTAAAGAAGAGAGAATTCCTTTTCAAAAGAAAGTGAAGGAGGATGACGAACTTCCAAAGGGCGAAATCATTACTGATCAAATGGGGAATGAGGGGATTCTTGCGTTCACCTATAATGTAACTGAAACAAACGGAAAGAAAATCAGTGAAACGATCGTAAAAAAAGAAGTCACGGAAAAAGCCGAAACGGAAATCACCAGAAAAGGCACCAAGGTCATTCCTTCACAGGGAAGCGGTACATATTCATGGCCTGCAGATGGGGGTTATATTTCCAGTAAGCAGGGCCAGCGCTGGGGGAAACTTCATAAAGGTATTGATATTGCCCGTCCGACCACCAGGACCATAACGGCAGCAGATCATGGGATAATCGAAACTGCCGGAAACTCCGGAGGATATGGAAATAAGATAACGATCAATCATAATAACGGGTATAAGACAGTGTATGCCCATTTGGATTCAATAGATGTAAAAGCAGGACAAAAGGTTGAAAAAGGCATGAAAATCGGCATGATGGGTTCAACAGGGCACTCGACTGGTGTCCACCTCCATTTTGAAATATATAAAAATGGATCTCTCATTAATCCGCTAAACTATATAAGTCAGTAA
- the ssb gene encoding single-stranded DNA-binding protein, whose product MMNRVVLVGRLTKDPELRYTPNGVPVATFTLAVNRSFTNQQGEREADFINCVVWRKPAENVANFLKKGSLAGVDGRVQTRNYEGQDGKRVYVTEILAESVQFLEPRSSSAGERNEGGSYGGGQRSYGNNGNDNNSYGQNPNQNQRSNNNYTRVDDDPFANDGKTIDISDDDLPF is encoded by the coding sequence ATGATGAATCGCGTAGTTTTGGTAGGACGCTTAACTAAAGATCCTGAATTACGATATACACCTAATGGGGTTCCCGTAGCTACCTTTACTTTGGCTGTGAACCGTAGTTTTACGAATCAGCAGGGTGAACGTGAAGCGGATTTCATTAACTGTGTAGTTTGGCGTAAACCGGCAGAAAATGTAGCTAACTTCTTGAAAAAGGGCAGTTTAGCTGGCGTGGATGGACGTGTCCAAACACGTAATTATGAAGGACAAGACGGCAAACGCGTATATGTGACGGAGATTCTGGCTGAGAGCGTTCAATTCCTTGAACCACGAAGCAGTTCAGCGGGTGAAAGAAATGAAGGCGGTTCTTACGGTGGAGGTCAAAGAAGTTATGGCAATAACGGAAATGACAACAATTCGTATGGACAAAATCCTAATCAGAATCAACGGAGCAATAACAACTACACTCGTGTAGATGATGATCCATTTGCTAATGACGGTAAAACAATCGACATTTCAGATGATGATCTTCCGTTTTAA
- the yycF gene encoding response regulator YycF — protein MDKKILVVDDEKPIADILQFNLKKEGYEVFCAYDGNEALKMVEERQPDLILLDIMLPQRDGMEVCREVRKKYETPIIMLTAKDSEIDKVLGLELGADDYVTKPFSTREIIARVKANLRRQQAVPVPDQENEPKEITIGTLTIHPDAYVVSKRGDTIELTHREFELLHYLAKHIGQVMTREHLLQTVWGYDYFGDVRTVDVTVRRLREKIEDNPSHPGWIVTRRGVGYYLRNPEQE, from the coding sequence ATGGATAAAAAGATTCTGGTAGTGGATGACGAAAAGCCAATTGCTGATATATTACAATTCAATCTAAAAAAAGAAGGCTATGAAGTTTTTTGTGCTTATGATGGCAATGAAGCCCTCAAAATGGTAGAAGAACGGCAACCTGATTTGATTTTACTTGATATCATGCTGCCGCAGCGCGATGGGATGGAAGTTTGCAGGGAAGTAAGAAAGAAGTATGAAACGCCGATCATCATGTTAACGGCAAAAGATTCAGAGATAGATAAGGTCTTAGGATTGGAGCTTGGTGCAGACGACTATGTGACAAAGCCTTTTAGTACCCGGGAAATAATTGCCCGCGTTAAGGCGAACCTAAGACGTCAGCAAGCTGTTCCGGTTCCCGATCAAGAAAATGAACCGAAGGAAATTACGATAGGAACGCTCACAATCCATCCGGATGCCTATGTGGTATCCAAGCGGGGCGATACGATTGAATTGACGCATCGCGAATTTGAGTTGCTTCATTACTTAGCGAAGCACATCGGTCAGGTCATGACAAGGGAGCACTTATTGCAAACCGTGTGGGGCTATGATTATTTCGGGGATGTGCGGACGGTCGATGTAACGGTCAGACGTCTTCGTGAGAAGATTGAAGACAATCCAAGCCATCCTGGCTGGATTGTAACTAGAAGAGGGGTCGGTTATTACCTGCGTAACCCTGAACAGGAGTAG
- the rpsR gene encoding 30S ribosomal protein S18: MAMGGRKGRGKRKKVCYFTSNGITKIDYKDTDLLKKFVSERGKILPRRVTGTSAKYQRKLTIAIKRSRTMALLPYVSGE, encoded by the coding sequence ATGGCAATGGGTGGACGTAAAGGACGCGGTAAGCGTAAAAAGGTTTGTTATTTCACATCTAACGGAATCACTAAAATTGATTACAAAGATACAGATCTTCTTAAAAAATTCGTCTCAGAACGCGGTAAAATTTTACCACGTCGTGTAACTGGCACAAGCGCTAAATATCAACGTAAATTAACGATTGCTATTAAACGCTCACGTACTATGGCATTACTACCATACGTATCTGGTGAATAA
- a CDS encoding YybS family protein, with protein sequence MNSGRRIAEGGALLALYCILLFITIQIPLLGIFTAFFLPIPFILVTIKQKLSWSLGYLFVASLLSILIGTILSVPLTLLMGATGIAIGYFLKKDKPMAPMFISAVLVFLGGILLIYAASVLITDVNYIEESMNILEGSIGNTIGIMDSFGQAPTEQVKKQMYESIDMMNTLMPSLFVLMSVIMVLLIFFAAHPIVKRFSDKALKWPHFRDLRLPKSLLWYYLITMLLALFVNTDKNSFVYMAITNLFFILQFFILLQGYSLIFYIAHVKSWVKAIPVLIVVFSLLLPIPIITTAVRFLGIIDLGFPFRETIKKKE encoded by the coding sequence ATGAATAGCGGGAGACGAATTGCCGAGGGCGGAGCACTTCTGGCACTATATTGCATTTTATTGTTCATCACCATTCAAATCCCACTATTGGGTATTTTCACTGCTTTCTTTTTACCCATTCCATTCATACTGGTCACAATCAAACAAAAGTTATCGTGGAGCCTTGGTTACTTATTTGTAGCCTCGTTATTGTCGATCCTCATCGGGACGATATTGTCTGTTCCCCTGACCTTGCTCATGGGGGCAACGGGAATTGCGATCGGCTATTTTTTGAAAAAGGACAAACCGATGGCACCTATGTTCATAAGTGCAGTCCTTGTCTTTCTGGGGGGCATTTTATTAATATATGCAGCTTCAGTTTTGATAACGGATGTTAATTACATAGAAGAATCGATGAACATTCTTGAGGGGTCCATTGGAAATACAATCGGCATCATGGATTCTTTTGGACAGGCACCGACGGAACAAGTCAAAAAGCAGATGTATGAATCAATCGATATGATGAACACGCTGATGCCAAGTTTGTTCGTCTTGATGTCCGTCATCATGGTTTTATTGATTTTCTTTGCGGCGCACCCCATTGTGAAGAGATTCAGTGATAAGGCGTTAAAATGGCCCCATTTTCGAGATCTGCGACTCCCGAAAAGCCTTTTATGGTATTATTTAATTACGATGCTTCTTGCTCTTTTTGTGAATACGGACAAGAACAGTTTTGTATATATGGCCATAACGAACCTATTTTTCATACTGCAGTTCTTCATATTATTACAAGGGTATTCCCTGATATTCTATATCGCTCATGTTAAGTCATGGGTTAAGGCGATACCGGTTTTAATCGTGGTTTTTTCTTTGCTTCTGCCGATTCCGATTATTACGACGGCCGTCCGATTTTTAGGTATAATAGATTTAGGCTTTCCGTTTAGGGAGACAATCAAGAAAAAGGAATAG
- the rplI gene encoding 50S ribosomal protein L9, producing MKVIFLKDVKGKGKKGEVKNVADGYAHNFLLKQGLAVEANNSNVKTLEAQKNKEESLAAEELQQAEELKVQLEKLTVELSAKAGEGGRLFGSITTKQIASELQKKHGIKIDKRKMELADGIRSLGHTKLPVKLHPEVTATLTVHVKEIN from the coding sequence ATGAAAGTGATATTTCTTAAAGACGTAAAAGGTAAAGGGAAAAAAGGGGAAGTTAAAAATGTTGCAGATGGTTATGCACATAATTTCCTGCTTAAACAAGGATTGGCGGTTGAAGCAAATAATTCAAATGTGAAAACTTTGGAAGCCCAGAAAAATAAAGAAGAATCACTTGCAGCGGAAGAGCTGCAGCAAGCTGAAGAATTGAAAGTGCAGCTAGAGAAGTTAACGGTTGAACTATCAGCCAAAGCCGGTGAGGGCGGGCGTTTGTTCGGTTCAATCACGACTAAACAAATTGCCTCGGAGCTTCAGAAAAAACACGGTATCAAGATAGATAAACGTAAAATGGAGCTTGCTGACGGCATCCGTTCTTTAGGGCATACAAAGCTTCCAGTCAAGCTTCATCCTGAGGTCACTGCGACACTGACTGTGCATGTGAAAGAAATTAACTAA
- a CDS encoding adenylosuccinate synthase — MSSVVVVGTQWGDEGKGKITDFLSQNAEAIARYQGGNNAGHTIKFNGVTYKLHLIPSGIFYSDKICVIGNGMVVDPKALVEELAYLHSHGVSTDNLRISNRAHVILPYHIKLDEVEEDRKGANKIGTTKKGIGPAYMDKAARNGIRMADLLDREIFEEKLSQNLVEKNRMFERFYETEGFKIEDILEEYYEYGQQVQKYVCDTSVVLNDALDEGKRVLFEGAQGVMLDIDQGTYPFVTSSNPVAGGVTIGSGVGPTKINHVVGVCKAYTSRVGDGPFPTELHDEVGNQIREIGREYGTTTGRPRRVGWFDAVVVRHARRVSGITDLSLNSIDVLSGLDTVKICVAYDYKGEIIHEVPATLKAIGECKPVYEELPGWSEDITGCKSLDELPENARHYVERVSQLVGIPLTTFSVGPDRNQTNVVRSPWRLA; from the coding sequence ATGTCATCAGTTGTAGTAGTCGGTACACAATGGGGAGACGAAGGTAAAGGTAAAATAACAGATTTTCTATCCCAGAATGCGGAAGCCATCGCTCGTTATCAAGGTGGAAATAATGCAGGGCATACAATAAAATTTAACGGCGTTACCTATAAACTGCATTTAATTCCGTCAGGGATTTTTTATAGTGATAAGATTTGTGTCATTGGAAATGGTATGGTGGTTGATCCAAAAGCTCTTGTAGAGGAGCTTGCTTATTTACATAGCCATGGGGTGAGTACGGATAATCTTCGTATCTCGAACCGTGCACATGTCATTCTTCCTTACCATATCAAATTGGATGAAGTCGAAGAAGACCGTAAAGGCGCCAACAAAATTGGAACGACTAAAAAGGGAATCGGCCCTGCATATATGGACAAAGCTGCTCGTAACGGAATCCGCATGGCAGACCTTTTGGACCGTGAAATTTTCGAGGAAAAATTATCTCAAAATCTTGTCGAAAAAAACCGTATGTTCGAACGTTTCTATGAAACGGAAGGTTTCAAAATCGAAGATATCTTGGAAGAATACTATGAGTACGGACAACAAGTGCAGAAATATGTTTGTGATACATCCGTTGTATTGAATGACGCACTTGATGAAGGAAAACGGGTATTATTCGAAGGGGCACAAGGTGTTATGCTTGATATCGATCAAGGAACATACCCATTCGTCACTTCATCTAACCCGGTTGCAGGTGGAGTTACGATCGGTTCTGGTGTAGGTCCTACGAAAATCAACCATGTGGTTGGAGTATGTAAAGCATATACAAGCCGTGTGGGCGATGGTCCTTTCCCTACAGAATTACATGATGAAGTCGGCAACCAAATCCGGGAAATTGGCCGGGAATATGGTACGACTACGGGGAGACCTCGCCGTGTAGGCTGGTTTGACGCTGTTGTCGTTCGCCATGCTCGCCGTGTCAGCGGGATTACCGATTTATCATTGAACTCGATTGACGTATTATCAGGTCTTGATACGGTCAAAATTTGTGTGGCTTATGACTACAAAGGCGAGATCATTCATGAGGTTCCAGCAACTTTGAAAGCGATTGGCGAATGTAAACCAGTCTATGAAGAGCTGCCAGGCTGGTCAGAAGACATCACAGGCTGCAAATCATTGGATGAACTTCCAGAGAACGCTCGCCACTATGTAGAGCGCGTATCTCAATTGGTAGGCATTCCTTTGACTACTTTCTCTGTCGGTCCTGACCGTAACCAAACTAATGTCGTGAGAAGCCCTTGGCGTCTAGCGTAA
- a CDS encoding DHH family phosphoesterase, whose product MPSYLKEYSIKSPLYGVLAAVVLLLGVLAYYNWVIALVGLLILAGLFYLTLRMVEKKQRKTEEYITTLSYRLKKVGEEALLEMPIGIMLFNEDYYIEWTNPFLASCFSEDSLAGRSLYDVADSIVPLIKQEIETETLTLHDRKFKVVHKRDERLLYFFDVTEQVEIEKLYEDERTAIAIILLDNYDDLTQGMDDQRKSSINSLVTSLLDKWARDNGVFFKRVSSERFIAVFNEHILQQLEKGKFSILDEIRETTAKQNVPLTLSIGVGSAVSSLPELGTLAQSSLDLALGRGGDQVAIKQANGKVKFYGGKTNPMEKRTRVRARVISHALKDIVLDSDKVIVMGHKNPDMDAIGSAIGILKVAQMNEREGYIVINTQQLDSSVLRLMEEIKNKEELYARFITPDDAFEMITDETLLVVVDTHKPSMVIEERLLNRIDKVVVIDHHRRGEEFIKNSLLVYMEPYASSTAELVTELLEYQPKRSKIDMLESTALLAGIIVDTKSFTLRTGSRTFDAASYLRAHGADTVLVQKFLKEDVDTYIKRSKLIEEVIFYKKGIAIAAAKTDQVHNQVLIAQAADTLLTMDGVVASFVMAKRSDDTVGISARSLGDINVQVIMEMLNGGGHLTNAATQQVCSINEAESRLKAAIDEYLEGGHKE is encoded by the coding sequence ATGCCATCTTATTTGAAAGAATACTCGATTAAGTCCCCATTGTATGGGGTGCTCGCCGCGGTCGTTTTACTTTTGGGCGTCCTGGCTTATTATAATTGGGTTATTGCACTTGTTGGATTATTGATTCTTGCTGGTTTATTTTATTTAACATTAAGAATGGTAGAAAAAAAGCAACGGAAGACAGAAGAGTATATAACGACTTTATCTTACCGTTTAAAGAAGGTAGGCGAAGAAGCGTTATTGGAAATGCCGATTGGGATCATGCTCTTTAATGAGGATTATTACATTGAATGGACCAATCCATTCCTGGCTTCTTGTTTTAGTGAAGACTCCTTGGCAGGAAGATCGCTATACGATGTTGCGGACTCGATAGTACCGTTAATCAAGCAAGAGATCGAGACAGAGACACTTACGCTCCACGATCGGAAATTCAAGGTGGTCCATAAGCGTGATGAGAGGCTTCTTTACTTTTTTGATGTGACTGAGCAAGTGGAAATCGAGAAATTATATGAAGATGAGCGAACGGCAATTGCGATCATTCTTCTTGATAACTATGATGATTTGACCCAGGGTATGGATGATCAGCGCAAAAGCAGCATTAATAGCTTGGTTACCTCACTTCTTGATAAATGGGCAAGGGATAATGGCGTTTTCTTTAAACGGGTTTCCTCGGAACGATTCATCGCTGTCTTTAATGAGCATATCCTTCAGCAGCTTGAAAAGGGGAAATTCTCGATTTTGGATGAAATCAGGGAAACGACGGCCAAGCAAAATGTACCATTGACCTTGAGCATCGGTGTCGGCTCGGCCGTGTCATCCTTGCCGGAACTAGGTACGCTTGCACAGTCCAGCTTGGATCTCGCTTTAGGACGTGGCGGCGATCAGGTGGCCATAAAGCAAGCGAATGGAAAAGTGAAATTCTATGGCGGCAAAACCAATCCGATGGAAAAACGCACGAGGGTCCGTGCCCGTGTTATTTCGCATGCATTGAAGGATATAGTACTTGATAGCGATAAAGTCATTGTCATGGGCCATAAAAACCCGGATATGGACGCAATCGGTTCAGCAATCGGCATCTTGAAGGTTGCCCAAATGAATGAACGTGAAGGTTATATTGTCATCAACACCCAGCAGCTCGATAGCAGCGTCCTTCGTTTAATGGAAGAGATCAAAAATAAAGAAGAGCTGTATGCCCGGTTCATAACACCTGATGATGCATTTGAAATGATTACGGATGAGACGTTGCTGGTTGTGGTTGATACGCATAAACCTTCCATGGTAATTGAAGAGCGGTTATTGAATAGGATCGATAAGGTTGTGGTCATCGATCATCATCGCCGGGGTGAGGAGTTCATCAAGAACTCATTGCTCGTCTATATGGAGCCATATGCCTCTTCAACGGCAGAACTTGTGACCGAACTGCTTGAATATCAGCCGAAACGCTCAAAGATTGATATGCTGGAGTCGACGGCGCTTCTTGCAGGTATCATCGTCGATACGAAAAGCTTCACCTTGAGAACGGGTTCACGCACTTTCGATGCCGCCTCTTATCTAAGGGCGCATGGAGCTGATACGGTACTTGTCCAGAAATTCTTAAAAGAAGACGTGGACACCTATATCAAACGTTCGAAGCTCATTGAAGAAGTCATCTTTTATAAAAAGGGAATTGCCATTGCAGCGGCAAAAACCGATCAGGTTCATAATCAGGTGCTCATTGCTCAGGCTGCGGACACACTATTGACCATGGATGGCGTTGTCGCTTCCTTTGTAATGGCTAAGCGATCTGATGATACAGTTGGCATAAGTGCGCGCTCACTCGGTGATATCAATGTACAGGTGATCATGGAAATGTTGAATGGAGGCGGACATCTAACAAATGCAGCCACTCAGCAGGTATGCTCCATTAATGAAGCCGAAAGTCGATTGAAAGCAGCTATTGATGAATATTTAGAAGGGGGACATAAAGAATGA